A single Methanocaldococcus bathoardescens DNA region contains:
- a CDS encoding alkaline phosphatase family protein, with protein sequence MVRVVVIGLDGATWDLIKPWADTGELPTFKKLMENGAWGVLESTIPPITCPAWVSMLTGKNPGKLGIYYFRQPNWDTMQMENVKIDWDKYRPLWKILNYHGLVTNIINTPTATPKPNGYKGVYIHCPIMGSSDEEKFAYPEFVREKIKKIGYERIVTKPPEEIGEDEYISKVYEITKKKIAIAFDLFQNTKWDLFFFTIFYTDQMKHYFWHYMDPNHPKHKPSKYQNAILEFYKFIDTKLNDFLDSLTEEDILFLVSDHGHGGMYREVNYNIYFNEMGLLKFKGQTTKIVKHKKLYNLLRKLYSFRLIKVIVENINFMKRLKKEIRIDMENIDWNQTLAYNPTPNAIYINLIGREKYGIVDKKDYDIVREKVIAILKNLEDPNTNEKVVEKIWKKEEIYSGEYLEIMPDILIEPINETSYINYGFDNLWKGQTFSEPTPLTYSTHTLRGIFLAYGKGIKKGYKIENAKIYDIVPTILHIFGLPIPNDMDGRVLMEIFEKDSEFVKREPKYVDPSYYEKKQEDEKLKKAIKNLKLKGKI encoded by the coding sequence ATGGTAAGAGTAGTAGTTATTGGATTAGATGGAGCAACATGGGATTTAATAAAACCTTGGGCTGATACAGGGGAGTTGCCGACATTTAAAAAATTAATGGAAAATGGGGCTTGGGGAGTGTTAGAATCAACGATTCCTCCAATTACGTGTCCTGCATGGGTTAGCATGTTAACAGGTAAAAATCCTGGAAAATTGGGAATATATTATTTCAGACAGCCTAATTGGGACACTATGCAAATGGAAAATGTTAAAATAGATTGGGATAAATACCGACCACTTTGGAAAATTTTAAATTACCATGGTTTAGTGACAAATATAATTAATACACCAACAGCTACACCTAAACCTAATGGTTATAAAGGAGTATATATCCATTGTCCAATTATGGGTTCAAGTGATGAAGAGAAATTTGCATATCCTGAATTTGTAAGAGAAAAAATAAAAAAAATAGGTTATGAAAGAATAGTCACAAAACCTCCTGAAGAAATTGGTGAAGATGAATACATATCAAAAGTTTATGAAATTACAAAGAAAAAAATTGCAATTGCTTTCGATTTATTTCAAAATACTAAATGGGATTTGTTCTTTTTTACGATTTTTTATACAGATCAGATGAAACACTACTTTTGGCATTATATGGATCCTAATCATCCTAAACATAAGCCAAGTAAATACCAAAATGCCATTTTAGAGTTCTACAAATTTATTGATACTAAACTTAATGATTTTTTAGATTCCTTAACAGAAGAAGATATATTATTTTTAGTATCTGACCATGGACATGGAGGCATGTATAGAGAAGTTAATTATAACATTTACTTTAATGAAATGGGCTTACTAAAATTTAAGGGCCAAACTACTAAGATTGTTAAACATAAAAAACTTTATAACCTCTTAAGAAAATTATATTCATTTAGGCTTATCAAGGTCATAGTAGAAAATATAAACTTTATGAAACGTCTAAAAAAAGAAATTAGAATAGATATGGAAAATATAGACTGGAATCAAACATTAGCATACAATCCTACACCAAATGCTATCTATATTAACTTAATTGGTAGAGAAAAATATGGTATAGTGGATAAAAAGGACTACGATATAGTAAGAGAAAAAGTTATCGCTATTTTAAAAAACTTAGAAGATCCAAATACAAATGAAAAAGTAGTAGAAAAAATCTGGAAAAAAGAAGAAATATATAGTGGGGAATATTTAGAAATAATGCCAGATATATTAATTGAGCCAATAAATGAGACTAGTTACATAAACTATGGTTTCGACAATTTATGGAAAGGACAAACTTTCTCAGAACCTACACCTTTAACTTACTCAACACATACTTTAAGAGGAATATTTCTTGCTTATGGTAAAGGTATTAAAAAAGGTTATAAAATAGAAAATGCTAAAATTTATGACATTGTCCCAACAATCCTTCATATTTTTGGTTTGCCAATCCCAAATGATATGGATGGTAGAGTGTTAATGGAAATATTTGAAAAAGATAGTGAATTTGTAAAAAGAGAACCAAAATATGTTGATCCAAGCTATTATGAGAAAAAACAAGAGGATGAAAAACTTAAAAAAGCCATTAAAAACCTAAAACTCAAAGGTAAGATTTAA
- a CDS encoding ATP-grasp domain-containing protein produces MKRKSFRVLITGVGSTTAISVIKGLRMQNEYDVFIVGVDINDKDNIAGSKFCDKFFKIPPAIEEKKYINTLVEIITSESIDLLIPIIDIELEIISQNINILNKYTNVLISPYETIIICNDKYETYKFFSRIGVPTPKTLLLNTINDFDFDQIIQDLYSAGIDFPIIVKPRKGVSSRNVYEIYNKDELCLLRRVNEPIIQEKVEGQEYTIDVFSDGKKVVSVVPRKRIEVRSGISYKGQTVKDPELIDYAKKIVEELKIIGPANIQCFKNEDDVKFIEINPRFSGSLPLTIAAGVNTPLFALKMIAGENLKTVKNFKIVRMCRYWSEVFYYEN; encoded by the coding sequence ATGAAAAGAAAAAGCTTTAGAGTGCTAATAACAGGTGTCGGCAGTACTACTGCCATTTCAGTTATAAAAGGTTTAAGAATGCAGAATGAATATGATGTATTTATAGTAGGTGTAGATATTAATGATAAAGACAATATAGCAGGATCAAAATTCTGTGATAAATTCTTCAAAATTCCACCAGCTATTGAAGAAAAGAAATACATAAATACTCTTGTTGAAATTATTACGTCTGAGTCAATAGATCTATTGATTCCCATAATAGACATCGAGCTTGAAATTATATCACAAAATATAAATATTCTTAACAAATATACAAACGTGTTAATATCACCATATGAGACAATTATTATTTGTAATGATAAATATGAAACTTACAAATTTTTTAGTAGAATAGGAGTCCCTACTCCAAAAACCTTATTACTTAATACTATTAATGATTTTGATTTTGATCAAATTATTCAGGATCTCTATTCGGCAGGTATTGACTTTCCAATAATAGTCAAACCACGAAAGGGTGTTAGTAGTCGAAATGTGTATGAAATCTATAATAAAGATGAACTCTGCCTTTTAAGAAGAGTTAATGAACCTATAATCCAAGAAAAAGTGGAGGGACAGGAATATACAATAGATGTTTTCTCAGATGGTAAAAAAGTGGTTTCTGTTGTACCAAGAAAGAGAATTGAAGTTAGATCTGGAATATCTTATAAAGGTCAGACTGTTAAAGATCCTGAGCTTATCGATTATGCAAAGAAAATAGTTGAGGAACTAAAGATAATAGGTCCTGCAAATATACAATGCTTTAAAAATGAAGATGATGTAAAGTTTATTGAAATAAATCCACGATTTTCAGGAAGCTTACCTTTAACTATTGCTGCAGGGGTGAATACCCCTCTGTTTGCTCTTAAAATGATAGCAGGAGAAAATTTAAAAACTGTAAAAAATTTTAAAATAGTAAGGATGTGTAGATATTGGAGTGAGGTGTTTTATTATGAGAACTAA
- a CDS encoding glycosyltransferase family 2 protein: protein MKKQNNEKTLDVTIVTINWNVTNKLQKCIDSVLDTCKDIHYEMFIIDNNSQDMDFDEVIRKYSKYKQLKFIKNDKNEGALALNKIQNQISGRYLLILGPDTILKKNTVRELIKFMDSKADAGAATGKLLNPDGSPQLYYYRFWNISMVFYVDNIVGQMIDRFLFSYKKLRYYFGYDLDVSSIIEIEQPPGACLILRPELVLEDGYIIDPNFPFYYNDVDLCKRIWKKGYKIYLVPSAEVIHDHGSSFKKADPTWKIKEYVKSQIKYFKKHHKGKVWLLKTMIIINYLILIGISMLLTIYPKRKHSDVSLKEKIKNMLWIIWGVLIW from the coding sequence ATGAAAAAACAAAATAATGAAAAGACGTTAGATGTAACAATAGTCACAATTAATTGGAATGTTACTAATAAGCTACAAAAATGTATAGATTCAGTTTTAGATACATGTAAAGACATTCATTATGAAATGTTTATAATTGATAATAATTCTCAGGATATGGATTTTGATGAAGTTATTCGTAAATACTCCAAATATAAACAATTAAAATTTATAAAGAACGATAAAAATGAAGGTGCATTAGCACTAAACAAAATACAAAATCAAATAAGTGGGCGTTATTTACTGATTCTTGGACCAGATACAATTTTAAAGAAAAATACCGTTCGAGAATTAATTAAATTCATGGACTCTAAAGCAGATGCAGGAGCTGCTACTGGAAAGTTACTTAATCCAGATGGTTCCCCTCAATTGTATTACTACAGGTTTTGGAATATATCTATGGTTTTCTATGTTGATAATATCGTTGGACAAATGATCGATCGATTTTTATTTTCATATAAAAAGCTTAGATATTATTTTGGTTATGATTTAGATGTAAGCTCCATAATTGAAATAGAACAACCTCCAGGAGCATGTCTAATATTAAGACCAGAACTTGTTCTTGAGGATGGGTATATTATTGATCCTAATTTCCCTTTTTATTATAACGATGTAGATTTATGTAAAAGAATCTGGAAAAAAGGATACAAGATTTATTTGGTTCCTTCAGCTGAAGTTATTCATGATCATGGAAGTTCTTTCAAAAAAGCAGATCCAACATGGAAAATAAAAGAATATGTTAAGAGCCAAATTAAATATTTCAAAAAACATCATAAAGGTAAAGTATGGCTATTAAAAACAATGATAATTATAAATTATCTTATCTTGATAGGCATAAGTATGTTATTAACAATATACCCAAAACGAAAACATTCAGACGTGTCATTAAAAGAAAAAATAAAAAATATGCTCTGGATAATTTGGGGGGTTTTAATATGGTAA
- a CDS encoding HAD family hydrolase → MKLTIFFDLDGTLIDTSDRHYKVYNDILKLNGFQISISKEKFWELKREGKKTIEMLPNNCPKEFAEKFKNEWIKRIEKREYLKLDTPIYGVSEVLSMLYNKNIELILVTLRHNESNLIWELKNLKLIRYFKEILVGSPLELKDKSILIKKYLTNHSSKTADLLIVGDSETDILAGKYLGISSVAVTYGIRSKNFLKKLNPEFYIDNIYELPKIIEKIR, encoded by the coding sequence ATGAAACTAACAATATTTTTTGATCTTGATGGTACATTGATTGACACCTCTGACAGACACTACAAAGTATATAATGACATTTTAAAATTAAATGGTTTCCAGATTAGTATTTCCAAAGAGAAATTTTGGGAGTTGAAAAGAGAAGGAAAAAAAACTATAGAAATGCTTCCAAATAATTGTCCCAAAGAGTTTGCTGAAAAATTTAAAAATGAATGGATTAAAAGAATAGAAAAAAGAGAGTATCTAAAACTTGATACTCCTATATATGGTGTTTCAGAAGTTTTATCTATGTTATATAATAAAAATATAGAACTAATACTTGTAACTTTGAGGCATAATGAAAGCAATCTTATATGGGAATTAAAAAATTTAAAATTAATTAGATATTTTAAAGAAATTCTAGTTGGTTCACCTTTAGAATTAAAAGATAAATCTATATTAATTAAAAAATATCTTACTAACCATTCCTCAAAAACAGCTGATCTACTTATCGTGGGGGATTCTGAAACAGACATACTAGCTGGAAAATATTTAGGAATATCATCAGTTGCTGTAACGTATGGTATAAGATCGAAAAATTTTCTTAAAAAATTAAATCCAGAATTTTATATTGATAATATTTATGAACTTCCCAAAATAATTGAAAAAATAAGGTGA
- a CDS encoding class I SAM-dependent methyltransferase, with the protein MRTNENTIKKLDSIAKSYDPISPEKDFDYWLLQFDFEVLSKYLIGRKVIELGCGRGILTEKLVNVCQELLVVDGSEINIKYVRKKLENYSNIKFYHSLWEDFEYNNKDISDVVFFSGLEHIDKDTGLKVLNKIKNWLAPNGKLHIVVPNAYSLHRRIAYYMGIIKDVHEFSERDRLLGHKKVYDKEILFNELRSSGYKILHWEGIFLKPFPNSMMMNLDEKIIRGLYEVGKELPDYCAHIYVCAVVENNR; encoded by the coding sequence ATGAGAACTAACGAGAATACAATTAAGAAACTAGATAGTATTGCAAAAAGTTATGATCCTATCTCCCCAGAAAAGGACTTTGACTATTGGCTATTACAATTTGATTTCGAAGTTTTAAGCAAATATCTTATAGGCAGAAAAGTAATTGAACTCGGATGTGGCAGAGGTATTTTAACAGAAAAATTGGTAAACGTATGCCAGGAGCTCCTAGTGGTAGATGGTTCTGAGATAAACATAAAGTATGTAAGAAAAAAATTAGAGAACTATTCAAATATAAAGTTTTATCATTCATTATGGGAGGATTTTGAATATAATAATAAAGATATAAGTGATGTTGTATTTTTTAGTGGATTGGAACATATAGACAAAGATACTGGGCTAAAAGTTTTAAACAAGATAAAAAACTGGCTTGCACCTAATGGAAAACTCCACATTGTTGTTCCAAATGCATATTCTTTACATAGAAGAATAGCATATTATATGGGTATAATTAAAGATGTTCATGAGTTCAGTGAAAGGGATAGATTACTTGGACATAAGAAAGTATATGATAAAGAAATTTTATTTAATGAACTCAGAAGTAGTGGCTATAAGATTTTACATTGGGAAGGGATATTTTTAAAACCATTTCCAAATTCTATGATGATGAATTTAGATGAAAAAATAATCAGAGGACTTTATGAAGTCGGTAAAGAATTACCAGATTACTGTGCGCATATTTATGTATGTGCTGTAGTAGAGAATAATCGTTAA
- a CDS encoding DegT/DnrJ/EryC1/StrS family aminotransferase — protein sequence MIPFIDLKREYSEIKDEINSAIQKVLERGWFILGKELEKLEHEFSKYVGTKFGIGVNSGSDALYLAVKALGIGRGDEVITVSHTFISTADAIVRNGAKPVFVDIDPETYTIDTTLIEKKITERTKAIIPVHLYGHPADMDPIMEIAEKYGLFVIEDASQAHGAKYKGKKVGSIGHIACFSFYPTKNLGAYGDAGMIVTDDEDIANKLKMLRNYGSYKKYHHDVIGINSRLDEIQASILRVKLKYLDKWNERRRKIAKLYNELLEGSEIIIPIEKEWAKHVYHLYVIRCKERDKLQQYLFKNGIQTQIHYPIPIHKQGTYLNIVNEYLPATEKICNEILSLPIHPWLNEDEIEKICSLIKVKIT from the coding sequence ATGATACCATTTATAGATTTAAAGAGAGAATATTCTGAAATCAAAGATGAGATAAATAGTGCAATTCAAAAGGTATTAGAAAGAGGATGGTTTATATTAGGAAAAGAGTTAGAAAAACTTGAACATGAATTTTCTAAATATGTTGGAACAAAATTTGGAATTGGAGTAAATTCTGGATCAGATGCACTTTATTTAGCAGTTAAGGCTCTTGGTATTGGTAGAGGTGATGAAGTAATAACTGTTTCCCATACATTTATCTCCACCGCTGATGCTATTGTAAGAAATGGAGCAAAACCAGTATTTGTAGATATAGATCCAGAAACATATACAATTGATACAACCCTAATTGAAAAAAAGATAACAGAACGAACAAAAGCCATAATTCCTGTTCATTTATATGGACATCCTGCAGATATGGATCCAATAATGGAAATCGCTGAAAAATACGGTTTATTTGTAATAGAAGATGCAAGTCAAGCCCATGGTGCAAAATATAAAGGTAAAAAAGTTGGTAGCATCGGACATATCGCATGTTTTAGTTTTTATCCTACCAAAAACCTCGGCGCTTATGGAGACGCTGGAATGATAGTTACAGATGATGAAGATATTGCAAATAAGTTAAAAATGCTAAGAAATTATGGTTCTTATAAGAAGTATCATCATGATGTTATTGGTATAAACAGTAGATTAGATGAAATCCAGGCATCAATACTTAGGGTAAAACTAAAATATTTAGATAAGTGGAATGAAAGAAGAAGAAAAATAGCAAAATTGTATAACGAGCTTTTAGAGGGTTCTGAGATAATTATCCCTATTGAAAAAGAGTGGGCTAAACATGTTTATCATTTGTATGTCATTAGATGCAAAGAAAGAGACAAATTACAACAATATTTATTTAAGAATGGAATACAGACTCAGATACATTATCCTATTCCCATTCATAAGCAGGGAACTTATTTGAATATAGTTAATGAATACTTACCTGCCACTGAAAAAATTTGTAATGAGATTCTTTCTTTGCCTATACATCCTTGGCTGAATGAAGATGAAATTGAAAAAATATGTTCATTGATAAAGGTGAAGATAACATGA